The window TGCGCCACACATTTGCCATATTTTATGGATCAATTTAGGATTTAAAAATATCATAGTCAATGCAAAATGGCCAAAAATAAATAAAAAAATTGTTAACTTTAATGAGGAAAAAATTTTTATACAAATAAATGGAAAATTTAAATCTTTCTTAAAAACACCAAAAAATATTTCAAAACAAAAATTATTATCTTTAACAAAACTACATATGAAAAAATATTTAAAAGAAAAAAAAATCGAAAATATGATTTATATCGTTAATAAAAAAATAATAAATTTAATTGTAAAATAATAATATTTTATTACTATTAATTTAAAATATTTTGCAATTTATAAAAACCTTTAAAATAAATATAACTGACAATTTATTTAAATAAAAATAACTTTAATTAATTTAAATTAAAAAATTCTTTTCATTTATTAAAAAGTTTTGTAAATTACTTTCCACTAAAAAATAAAATATCTATATAAAAAATTATGAATAATATAAAGACAACAAATGATTTTTCGAATAAAATTTACTTTTTTATTGGAAATGAAGCTATCTTTTTAAGATTTTACAAAAAATATATACAAACACTATTAATTTCTAATAAACAATATGAAACAATTAATATTTTTACAAAAAAAATATCAGAATTAATTCACATTCAAAAAAAAATCTCAATCTATCCATTGTTATATAAAACTTTTATTTTTAATATTTTTTTTAATGAAAAAAAACTAAATATTGAAGAAAAAAAACTTATAAAACAATGCATAAAATCTATCAATCCATATTGTGTACTAGCACTACATTTTCCATTTCTAATTAAATCACAGCTTAAAGAATTTAGTAATTCTAATAAAATTAAAATAATTGAAATAAAAAAAATATCCTTAAAAATTATTTACAATTGGATTTCTCAACAATTGAACAACAAAAACATCCAATTTGATACAAAAATACCATACATCATTTGGAAATATTCAAAAAAAAATATATATACTTGTTCAAAAATTTTAAAACTTTTTTTTATATTAAAAAAAAATAAATCAATTACGTTATTTGAAGCAAAAAAAATTTTAGATTCTCACTACTACAGTTCAAATAATTTTATTAAAATTTTATTAACAAAAAATCCATATAAAATAATAAATTTTTTTCAAAATAAATATGAAGAAACAAAATTAATTAATATTCTATATTTATTAACTAATGAAATTAAAAAAATAATCCGATTAAAAAACATAATTTTTCTTAACAAAACTAATACTAATTTAAAAATTTTAGGACAATACAACAATTCATATAAAACTTTTCTAAAAAATATTAATAAAAAAATATTACTAATATTATTACAACAATGTATAAATATTCATTTAAATATAAATACACAATTTAATTCAAAGAAAATATTTTGGAATATGTTAGAAAACATAACACTTTCTTTATGCTGTAATAAATTAATAGGAACAAATTTAACTAATGAAAAACAATAGTATTATCATTTATGGAGGTTCATTTGATCCAATTCATAATGGACATATTAATGTTGCTAATAACATTCAAAATAATTTAAATTTTAAAAAAATCTTATTTGTACCATGTAAACACTCAAAATTCAAATATCATAAAAATTTTGCTACAGATATGCAACGTATAGAAATGTTAAAATTAGCTTTTCTTGAAAACAAAAAAAATTTTTCTATTAATTATTATGAATTAAACAAGAAAACACCGTCATATACATATGTAACATTAAAATATTTACGAAATAAATTTGGAATTCATACTCCCATATCTATGGTTATGGGAACAGATGTATTTAATACAATACAATTTTGGTTTTCTTGGAAAAAAATATTAAATTTATCAAATTTAATAATAATAAACAGAGCAGGAATTACTATAAATTATTCAAAAACAATAAAAGCATTAATCCATAAACATAAGATACTTGATTTTAACTTATTACACCATAATACACATGGTTGTATATATTTTTTTAATATAAATTCTATTTACATATCTTCTAGATTAATAAGAAAATATTTAAATAAAAAAATAATAAAAAAATATATTCCTAAACTAGTAAGAAACTACATATTTAAGCACAAAATATATCAATAAAATATATTCATTTATATATAATATAAAGTTATCAACCAAAAAACAAACAAATATTTATTCATAAATTAATAAAATAATTACAATATTTAATTCATTTATAAAATAAATTTAAACAAAATGTTTTATACTTTAACATAAAATTTAATAATACCAATTAAGTATCATACACACTTTTTTATAAAAATTATAAATAATTTAAAACTTAAATAAAAAATATTAAAATGCATCAATTAGTAGTAAAATTTGGAGGATCCAGTGTCTCTTCAATTGAAACTTGGGAAAACATTGCACTAATAATAAAAAATCACATTAAAAATGGAAAACAACCAATTATTGTTTGTTCAGCCATTAAAAATATTTCCAATAAACTAGAAAAAGCAACAACATTAGCTATAAGTGGAAAATATTATCAAAATATAGAAACTGAAATTAAATTTCGTCATACACAATTAACTCATTCTCTAAAATTGCCATCAAAAATTATTGCATTAGACCTAAAAAAATTAAAAAAACTACTTAAAAACATTTTTTTAATTAAAAAAAATTCAGCAAAAATAAAAGCTCAAATTTTAAGTTTAGGAGAATTTATGATTACACGAATAGGATGTGCTTTTTTAAAAAAAAAAGGAATTAATTGCATATGGTATGATATACGAAAAGCATTAATATCAACCCCAATTCCAGGAAAAAATACAAAAAATTACCTTTCCGCTTATTATAAAATTCAAAAAAATAAAGTACTTAAAAAACAATTTATTAATTCCGGAGCTGAAAGTATTATTACTCAAGGATTTATTGCATCTAATCCAAATGGAGATACAGTGTTATTAGGAAGAAATAGTTCAGATACCTCGGCAACACTACTATCTTCTATATTAAAAGTTAATTACTGCGAAATCTGGAAAGATGTACCTGGACTTTTTACAATTAATCCTAACATCTTCCCATATGCAAAATTATTAAATAATTTAAATTATAACGAAACACAAAAAATCATATCTATTGGAAATAGTATTTTACATCCTAACTGCATATTTCCAGTTAAAAAATATAACATTCCTATTATAATCAGAAATATTTACAAGCCACAACACATAGGAACATATATATCTAAAAAAACTTGCTCAAAAATTTTGCCCATTAAATCTATACAAATACAAGACCATATTAATGTAATAAAAATACATACACAGAAAAATATAAAATCAATACTAAATATTATTTCAATTATTAACCTATATAAATTTAAAATAAAATCATTATTTTATTTAAAACCTAATACAATTCTTTATTTAAAAAATAAATTTAAAAACAATCAAAAAAAACACCATTTAAATTATTTTCTTAATAAAATAAAAAAAATAGAAAAAATTCAATTAATAAAAGATTGCAGTATTATTACTATAATTGGTAATAATATTAACTATTTATTTTACCAAATAAATTCTATCATCATGAATATATTCAATTCTAAAAAAATAAAAACTATCTATTTAAACCCTGAAAAAATATATTTTAATTTTGTAATTAAAAAAAAACTAAATAGTAAATATTTATATAAAATCTTACATAATAAACTTATAGAAAACATAAAAATTTAAAAATAAAATTATTATAAAACCTAACCGTACAACTAATATTTAATAAAAAATTACTAAATACAATAAAATATTGAAAATATTAACTAATAAAAATTCTTAATTTCTATACTAAAAAAAAATAAATTTTTAACTATTAAATAATTTAAATTAAGATCTAACTTATATGAAAATAAAAGATCAACTTTATAGAATAGAAGCTACTAATACATCCCATTCTTATATAGTACAAGCACCAGCAGGATCTGGAAAAACAGAATTACTAATACAACGCTATTTAAAACTCTTATCAGTTACAAAAAAACCAGAATATATATTAATAATAACATTTACCAAAAAATCAGCTAATGAAATACGAAATCGTATTATAAACATAATACAACATATTATTGAAAATAAAAATTCTATTAAAAATAATACATATGACACATATCAAAAAAATACTATTGATTATGCAAAAAAAGCATTAAAACTAAATAAAAATAAAAATATCCTATATCAATTACATAAATTACGTATACTCACAATAGATGCATTATGTCTCGATTTATACAAAATTTTTCCTAAAAAAAATACACAAATTACACAATTTTATATTACAGATAAACCTCAACATTTATATGAAAAAGCAGTTAAAAATTTTTTTTATAAAATTACAAA is drawn from Candidatus Legionella polyplacis and contains these coding sequences:
- a CDS encoding aspartate kinase; translated protein: MHQLVVKFGGSSVSSIETWENIALIIKNHIKNGKQPIIVCSAIKNISNKLEKATTLAISGKYYQNIETEIKFRHTQLTHSLKLPSKIIALDLKKLKKLLKNIFLIKKNSAKIKAQILSLGEFMITRIGCAFLKKKGINCIWYDIRKALISTPIPGKNTKNYLSAYYKIQKNKVLKKQFINSGAESIITQGFIASNPNGDTVLLGRNSSDTSATLLSSILKVNYCEIWKDVPGLFTINPNIFPYAKLLNNLNYNETQKIISIGNSILHPNCIFPVKKYNIPIIIRNIYKPQHIGTYISKKTCSKILPIKSIQIQDHINVIKIHTQKNIKSILNIISIINLYKFKIKSLFYLKPNTILYLKNKFKNNQKKHHLNYFLNKIKKIEKIQLIKDCSIITIIGNNINYLFYQINSIIMNIFNSKKIKTIYLNPEKIYFNFVIKKKLNSKYLYKILHNKLIENIKI
- the nadD gene encoding nicotinate (nicotinamide) nucleotide adenylyltransferase; this translates as MKNNSIIIYGGSFDPIHNGHINVANNIQNNLNFKKILFVPCKHSKFKYHKNFATDMQRIEMLKLAFLENKKNFSINYYELNKKTPSYTYVTLKYLRNKFGIHTPISMVMGTDVFNTIQFWFSWKKILNLSNLIIINRAGITINYSKTIKALIHKHKILDFNLLHHNTHGCIYFFNINSIYISSRLIRKYLNKKIIKKYIPKLVRNYIFKHKIYQ